Proteins found in one Hypomesus transpacificus isolate Combined female chromosome 20, fHypTra1, whole genome shotgun sequence genomic segment:
- the LOC124482675 gene encoding matrin-3-like isoform X4, translated as MHERGVRREVWGSRGLQLDPLRKMMEASGHPSCESDTSTHLQGSGDAPMSTMNLYATLGLSPEDMDALAQMPASEISVETLPALIMQLKTKRAQEEARQRDVSPKREIKKEHADSRDDRKEVSPTYPEPHRPNCHGDTDRRVVGYKGVEQPERLEGSRDSCHTRTPRDKLPDRRPKFPMSYEVDDFSGVIPKELPHTCSLCLCTVKSKTAWTIHLTGKRHAEGKRRIMCLFPQLCVHESRKMPDNDDHSPPRKVPRPSVPFKKPHSSDRLSGEVIPVQKRLHLKPKTGTKVVVKYPLGVFSVDDLLTLAKPYGTVVKHQVFPTKTLRLDEPETRPSKRVNNAVVCFSHLPPGKEQEAEILEMAQLFGNVRHSTFSSDQALIEMVDWKDADIMVKYYRSNPLKINGKGVKVSLSSTRKRIRESPESTTSRRADSGKSHCSKHKSTETGETSANQEKNMVDTQPAEERVKVKEPRHRHTLGDHRKNNMESENINQEEEEGMMVEDEQSLLDDIDTESGLYLDFHSSADKSLIGSDQKAAKQPNLCDYVDTMEQEIFHGDDDCKVVIVKPIRRVHGLEEALFKLAEPFGKVVNHIVSSDQAQLELESSEKAHEMVKALKNHRKSKLFGKHVSVVMCGELKDLKDLKVVIVRPIRKGFGLKNALFKLAEPFGNVVNHIITFNKHEALLQLESSVQAHEMVNALRDNRKSQVFQRHVNVFMCGELKELEMPTGRSIYIGMLPVEKYSDISLLWLAQPFGKITGYYLNWRRSMSYIQMETVEAAQKMLKKYELRPPRFYGTTLKISLSKCLDSLIPWKTPVQYELWNNSCEAHQEDQGGEGTSVQSPTSSTTQRNSMEEDGSMSERVGVCGDPECDQADAASEDLEQEEPLGPYQPNKPVGLDYLEQRTGLFCKLCNLFYTNQKTAKSVHCSSKEHYENLKRKVKGVKQPSSY; from the exons ATGCATGAGAGGGgcgtgaggagagaggtctggggGTCCAGAGGTCTGCAGTTGGACCCTCTTCGAAAAA TGATGGAGGCAAGCGGACACCCCTCTTGTGAGAGtgacacctccacacacctgcaAGGCTCTGGAGATGCACCGATGAGTACTATGAACTTGTATGCCACTCTAGGTCTCTCGCCTGAAGATATGGATGCCCTGGCCCAGATGCCAGCGAGTGAGATAAGTGTGGAGACTTTGCCCGCTCTTATAATGCAGCTGAAGACTAAACGAGCCCAAGAAGAAGCGAGGCAGAGAGACGTGTCCCCTAAAAGAGAGATTAAGAAAGAGCACGCTGATTCAAGAGACGATCGTAAAGAAGTCAGTCCCACCTACCCAGAGCCCCACCGGCCAAACTGTCATGGGGACACAGACAGGAGAGTGGTGGGCTACAAGGGCGTGGAACAGcctgagaggctggaggggagtagAGATTCCTGTCACACGAGGACCCCAAGAGACAAGCTTCCAGACCGCCGACCAAAGTTTCCAATGTCGTATGAAGTGGATGACTTCAGTGGAGTCATACCCAAGGAGCttccacacacatgctctctgtgCTTGTGCACGGTGAAGTCTAAAACG GCATGGACAATCCACCTGACAGGGAAGCGACATGCAGAGGGGAAGCGAAGAATCATGTGTTT ATTTCCACAGTTATGTGTCCATGAGAGCAGAAAAAT GCCAGATAATGATGATCACTCCCCCCCCAGGAAAGTGCCCCGCCCTTCAGTGCCATTCAAGAAACCACATAGCTCAGATCGACTCTCAG GAGAAGTTATACCAGTACAAAAAAGACTTCATTTAAAGCCCAAG ACTGGTACAAAGGTGGTGGTCAAGTATCCCCTTGGTGTTTTCAGTGTTGACGACTTGTTGACTTTGGCAAAGCCTTATGGTACAGTTGTCAAACATCAGGTGTTCCCCACTAAG ACTCTGAGACTGGATGAACCAGAGACCCGGCCCTCCAAACGTGTGAACAACGCTGTGGTCTGTTTCTCTCATCTGCCTCCAGGGAAAGAGCAGGAAGCTGAAATTCTTGAAATGGCCCAATTGTTTGGAAATGTTCGGCATTCCACATTTTCAAGTGATCAG GCTCTGATTGAGATGGTAGACTGGAAGGACGCAGACATCATGGTGAAATACTACCGCTCCAACCCCCTGAAGATCAATGGGAAAGGTGTCAAAGTCAGCTTGTCGTCAACAAGAAAGAGGATAAG AGAAAGTCCTGAATCCACCACATCCAGAAGAGCAGACTCCGGAAAAAGCCACTGCAGCAAGCATAAAAGCACAGAGACTGGAGAGACTTCCGCTAATCAAGAGAAAAACATGGTAGACACACAACCTGCCGAGGAAAGGGTGAAAGTTAAAGAACCAAGACATAGACACACCTTGGGGGATCACAGGAAAAACAACATGGAGTCAGAAAACATCAatcaagaggaagaagaggggatgatggtggaagATGAACAAAGTTTGTTAGACGACATTGATACAGAGTCTGGCCTGTATTTGGACTTTCATTCGTCAGCTGACAAAAGTTTAATAGGTTCAGACCAAAAGGCTGCCAAACAACCAAATCTTTGCGATTACGTGGATACAATGGAGCAGGAGATCTTTCATGGAGATGAT GATTGCAAGGTGGTTATTGTTAAGCCTATCAGAAGAGTCCACGGCTTGGAAGAGGCCCTCTTCAAACTGGCAGAGCCTTTTGGAAAGGTGGTCAACCACATCGTATCCAGTGATCAG GCGCAGCTAGAGCTGGAAAGTTCAGAGAAAGCTCATGAAATGGTGAAAGCCCTTAAGAACCACAGGAAATCGAAGCTTTTCGGGAAACATGTCAGTGTAGTCATGTGTGGAGAACTAAAGGATTTAAAG GATTTGAAGGTGGTTATTGTTCGGCCTATCAGAAAAGGCTTCGGCCTGAAAAATGCCCTCTTCAAACTGGCAGAGCCTTTTGGAAACGTGGTCAACCACATCATAACCTTCAACAAGCATGAG GCACTGTTACAGCTGGAAAGTTCAGTGCAAGCTCATGAAATGGTGAATGCCCTTAGAGACAACAGGAAATCGCAAGTTTTTCAGAGACATGTCAATGTGTTCATGTGCGGAGAACTAAAGGAATTAGAG ATGCCTACTGGGAGATCTATCTACATTGGCATGCTACCGGTGGAGAAATACTCTGACATCTCACTGTTGTGGCTGGCCCAGCCCTTTGGGAAAATCACAGGTTATTACCTGAACTGGCGGCGTTCGATG TCCTACATCCAGATGGAAACGGTGGAAGCAGCTCAGAAGATGCTGAAGAAGTACGAGTTGCGTCCTCCAAGGTTCTACGGCACCACATTGAAGATCAGCTTGTCTAAATGTTTGGATTCACTGATACCATG GAAAACTCCAGTCCAGTACGAGCTGTGGAACAACAGCTGTGAAGCTCATCAAGAGGATCAAGGAGGCGAGGGGACCAGTGTCCAATCCCCTACAAGTTCCACCACCCAGAGAAACTccatggaggag GATGGCTCGATgtctgagagggtgggggtctgTGGAGACCCTGAGTGCGACCAGGCTGATGCAGCCAGCGAGGACCTCGAGCAGGAGGAACCTCTAGGTCCTTATCAACCCAACAAGCCTGTGG ggttAGACTATTTGGAACAAAGAACTGGATTATTCTGCAAGTTGTGCAACCTTTTCTACACCAACCAGAAAACAGCCAAATCTGTCCACTGCAGCAGCAAGGAACATTATGAGAACCTGAAG AGAAAGGTAAAAGGAGTGAAGCAGCCTTCATCTTATTGA
- the LOC124482675 gene encoding matrin-3-like isoform X3 yields the protein MHERGVRREVWGSRGLQLDPLRKMMEASGHPSCESDTSTHLQGSGDAPMSTMNLYATLGLSPEDMDALAQMPASEISVETLPALIMQLKTKRAQEEARQRDVSPKREIKKEHADSRDDRKEVSPTYPEPHRPNCHGDTDRRVVGYKGVEQPERLEGSRDSCHTRTPRDKLPDRRPKFPMSYEVDDFSGVIPKELPHTCSLCLCTVKSKTAWTIHLTGKRHAEGKRRIMCLFPQLCVHESRKMPDNDDHSPPRKVPRPSVPFKKPHSSDRLSGEVIPVQKRLHLKPKGFLEFSSYKEAVNMVNHFGEKPTYVRNHKLTMYLSPTVCSIKTLRLDEPETRPSKRVNNAVVCFSHLPPGKEQEAEILEMAQLFGNVRHSTFSSDQALIEMVDWKDADIMVKYYRSNPLKINGKGVKVSLSSTRKRIRESPESTTSRRADSGKSHCSKHKSTETGETSANQEKNMVDTQPAEERVKVKEPRHRHTLGDHRKNNMESENINQEEEEGMMVEDEQSLLDDIDTESGLYLDFHSSADKSLIGSDQKAAKQPNLCDYVDTMEQEIFHGDDDCKVVIVKPIRRVHGLEEALFKLAEPFGKVVNHIVSSDQAQLELESSEKAHEMVKALKNHRKSKLFGKHVSVVMCGELKDLKDLKVVIVRPIRKGFGLKNALFKLAEPFGNVVNHIITFNKHEALLQLESSVQAHEMVNALRDNRKSQVFQRHVNVFMCGELKELEMPTGRSIYIGMLPVEKYSDISLLWLAQPFGKITGYYLNWRRSMSYIQMETVEAAQKMLKKYELRPPRFYGTTLKISLSKCLDSLIPWKTPVQYELWNNSCEAHQEDQGGEGTSVQSPTSSTTQRNSMEEDGSMSERVGVCGDPECDQADAASEDLEQEEPLGPYQPNKPVGLDYLEQRTGLFCKLCNLFYTNQKTAKSVHCSSKEHYENLKRKVKGVKQPSSY from the exons ATGCATGAGAGGGgcgtgaggagagaggtctggggGTCCAGAGGTCTGCAGTTGGACCCTCTTCGAAAAA TGATGGAGGCAAGCGGACACCCCTCTTGTGAGAGtgacacctccacacacctgcaAGGCTCTGGAGATGCACCGATGAGTACTATGAACTTGTATGCCACTCTAGGTCTCTCGCCTGAAGATATGGATGCCCTGGCCCAGATGCCAGCGAGTGAGATAAGTGTGGAGACTTTGCCCGCTCTTATAATGCAGCTGAAGACTAAACGAGCCCAAGAAGAAGCGAGGCAGAGAGACGTGTCCCCTAAAAGAGAGATTAAGAAAGAGCACGCTGATTCAAGAGACGATCGTAAAGAAGTCAGTCCCACCTACCCAGAGCCCCACCGGCCAAACTGTCATGGGGACACAGACAGGAGAGTGGTGGGCTACAAGGGCGTGGAACAGcctgagaggctggaggggagtagAGATTCCTGTCACACGAGGACCCCAAGAGACAAGCTTCCAGACCGCCGACCAAAGTTTCCAATGTCGTATGAAGTGGATGACTTCAGTGGAGTCATACCCAAGGAGCttccacacacatgctctctgtgCTTGTGCACGGTGAAGTCTAAAACG GCATGGACAATCCACCTGACAGGGAAGCGACATGCAGAGGGGAAGCGAAGAATCATGTGTTT ATTTCCACAGTTATGTGTCCATGAGAGCAGAAAAAT GCCAGATAATGATGATCACTCCCCCCCCAGGAAAGTGCCCCGCCCTTCAGTGCCATTCAAGAAACCACATAGCTCAGATCGACTCTCAG GAGAAGTTATACCAGTACAAAAAAGACTTCATTTAAAGCCCAAG GGCTTCCTGGAGTTCAGCTCATACAAGGAGGCAGTTAATATGGTAAACCACTTTGGTGAAAAACCGACTTATGTGAGGAATCACAAGTTGACCATGTACTTGTCCCCAACCGTGTGCAGTATTAAA ACTCTGAGACTGGATGAACCAGAGACCCGGCCCTCCAAACGTGTGAACAACGCTGTGGTCTGTTTCTCTCATCTGCCTCCAGGGAAAGAGCAGGAAGCTGAAATTCTTGAAATGGCCCAATTGTTTGGAAATGTTCGGCATTCCACATTTTCAAGTGATCAG GCTCTGATTGAGATGGTAGACTGGAAGGACGCAGACATCATGGTGAAATACTACCGCTCCAACCCCCTGAAGATCAATGGGAAAGGTGTCAAAGTCAGCTTGTCGTCAACAAGAAAGAGGATAAG AGAAAGTCCTGAATCCACCACATCCAGAAGAGCAGACTCCGGAAAAAGCCACTGCAGCAAGCATAAAAGCACAGAGACTGGAGAGACTTCCGCTAATCAAGAGAAAAACATGGTAGACACACAACCTGCCGAGGAAAGGGTGAAAGTTAAAGAACCAAGACATAGACACACCTTGGGGGATCACAGGAAAAACAACATGGAGTCAGAAAACATCAatcaagaggaagaagaggggatgatggtggaagATGAACAAAGTTTGTTAGACGACATTGATACAGAGTCTGGCCTGTATTTGGACTTTCATTCGTCAGCTGACAAAAGTTTAATAGGTTCAGACCAAAAGGCTGCCAAACAACCAAATCTTTGCGATTACGTGGATACAATGGAGCAGGAGATCTTTCATGGAGATGAT GATTGCAAGGTGGTTATTGTTAAGCCTATCAGAAGAGTCCACGGCTTGGAAGAGGCCCTCTTCAAACTGGCAGAGCCTTTTGGAAAGGTGGTCAACCACATCGTATCCAGTGATCAG GCGCAGCTAGAGCTGGAAAGTTCAGAGAAAGCTCATGAAATGGTGAAAGCCCTTAAGAACCACAGGAAATCGAAGCTTTTCGGGAAACATGTCAGTGTAGTCATGTGTGGAGAACTAAAGGATTTAAAG GATTTGAAGGTGGTTATTGTTCGGCCTATCAGAAAAGGCTTCGGCCTGAAAAATGCCCTCTTCAAACTGGCAGAGCCTTTTGGAAACGTGGTCAACCACATCATAACCTTCAACAAGCATGAG GCACTGTTACAGCTGGAAAGTTCAGTGCAAGCTCATGAAATGGTGAATGCCCTTAGAGACAACAGGAAATCGCAAGTTTTTCAGAGACATGTCAATGTGTTCATGTGCGGAGAACTAAAGGAATTAGAG ATGCCTACTGGGAGATCTATCTACATTGGCATGCTACCGGTGGAGAAATACTCTGACATCTCACTGTTGTGGCTGGCCCAGCCCTTTGGGAAAATCACAGGTTATTACCTGAACTGGCGGCGTTCGATG TCCTACATCCAGATGGAAACGGTGGAAGCAGCTCAGAAGATGCTGAAGAAGTACGAGTTGCGTCCTCCAAGGTTCTACGGCACCACATTGAAGATCAGCTTGTCTAAATGTTTGGATTCACTGATACCATG GAAAACTCCAGTCCAGTACGAGCTGTGGAACAACAGCTGTGAAGCTCATCAAGAGGATCAAGGAGGCGAGGGGACCAGTGTCCAATCCCCTACAAGTTCCACCACCCAGAGAAACTccatggaggag GATGGCTCGATgtctgagagggtgggggtctgTGGAGACCCTGAGTGCGACCAGGCTGATGCAGCCAGCGAGGACCTCGAGCAGGAGGAACCTCTAGGTCCTTATCAACCCAACAAGCCTGTGG ggttAGACTATTTGGAACAAAGAACTGGATTATTCTGCAAGTTGTGCAACCTTTTCTACACCAACCAGAAAACAGCCAAATCTGTCCACTGCAGCAGCAAGGAACATTATGAGAACCTGAAG AGAAAGGTAAAAGGAGTGAAGCAGCCTTCATCTTATTGA
- the LOC124482675 gene encoding matrin-3-like isoform X1 → MHERGVRREVWGSRGLQLDPLRKMMEASGHPSCESDTSTHLQGSGDAPMSTMNLYATLGLSPEDMDALAQMPASEISVETLPALIMQLKTKRAQEEARQRDVSPKREIKKEHADSRDDRKEVSPTYPEPHRPNCHGDTDRRVVGYKGVEQPERLEGSRDSCHTRTPRDKLPDRRPKFPMSYEVDDFSGVIPKELPHTCSLCLCTVKSKTAWTIHLTGKRHAEGKRRIMCLFPQLCVHESRKMPDNDDHSPPRKVPRPSVPFKKPHSSDRLSGEVIPVQKRLHLKPKTGTKVVVKYPLGVFSVDDLLTLAKPYGTVVKHQVFPTKGFLEFSSYKEAVNMVNHFGEKPTYVRNHKLTMYLSPTVCSIKTLRLDEPETRPSKRVNNAVVCFSHLPPGKEQEAEILEMAQLFGNVRHSTFSSDQALIEMVDWKDADIMVKYYRSNPLKINGKGVKVSLSSTRKRIRESPESTTSRRADSGKSHCSKHKSTETGETSANQEKNMVDTQPAEERVKVKEPRHRHTLGDHRKNNMESENINQEEEEGMMVEDEQSLLDDIDTESGLYLDFHSSADKSLIGSDQKAAKQPNLCDYVDTMEQEIFHGDDDCKVVIVKPIRRVHGLEEALFKLAEPFGKVVNHIVSSDQAQLELESSEKAHEMVKALKNHRKSKLFGKHVSVVMCGELKDLKDLKVVIVRPIRKGFGLKNALFKLAEPFGNVVNHIITFNKHEALLQLESSVQAHEMVNALRDNRKSQVFQRHVNVFMCGELKELEMPTGRSIYIGMLPVEKYSDISLLWLAQPFGKITGYYLNWRRSMSYIQMETVEAAQKMLKKYELRPPRFYGTTLKISLSKCLDSLIPWKTPVQYELWNNSCEAHQEDQGGEGTSVQSPTSSTTQRNSMEEDGSMSERVGVCGDPECDQADAASEDLEQEEPLGPYQPNKPVGLDYLEQRTGLFCKLCNLFYTNQKTAKSVHCSSKEHYENLKRKVKGVKQPSSY, encoded by the exons ATGCATGAGAGGGgcgtgaggagagaggtctggggGTCCAGAGGTCTGCAGTTGGACCCTCTTCGAAAAA TGATGGAGGCAAGCGGACACCCCTCTTGTGAGAGtgacacctccacacacctgcaAGGCTCTGGAGATGCACCGATGAGTACTATGAACTTGTATGCCACTCTAGGTCTCTCGCCTGAAGATATGGATGCCCTGGCCCAGATGCCAGCGAGTGAGATAAGTGTGGAGACTTTGCCCGCTCTTATAATGCAGCTGAAGACTAAACGAGCCCAAGAAGAAGCGAGGCAGAGAGACGTGTCCCCTAAAAGAGAGATTAAGAAAGAGCACGCTGATTCAAGAGACGATCGTAAAGAAGTCAGTCCCACCTACCCAGAGCCCCACCGGCCAAACTGTCATGGGGACACAGACAGGAGAGTGGTGGGCTACAAGGGCGTGGAACAGcctgagaggctggaggggagtagAGATTCCTGTCACACGAGGACCCCAAGAGACAAGCTTCCAGACCGCCGACCAAAGTTTCCAATGTCGTATGAAGTGGATGACTTCAGTGGAGTCATACCCAAGGAGCttccacacacatgctctctgtgCTTGTGCACGGTGAAGTCTAAAACG GCATGGACAATCCACCTGACAGGGAAGCGACATGCAGAGGGGAAGCGAAGAATCATGTGTTT ATTTCCACAGTTATGTGTCCATGAGAGCAGAAAAAT GCCAGATAATGATGATCACTCCCCCCCCAGGAAAGTGCCCCGCCCTTCAGTGCCATTCAAGAAACCACATAGCTCAGATCGACTCTCAG GAGAAGTTATACCAGTACAAAAAAGACTTCATTTAAAGCCCAAG ACTGGTACAAAGGTGGTGGTCAAGTATCCCCTTGGTGTTTTCAGTGTTGACGACTTGTTGACTTTGGCAAAGCCTTATGGTACAGTTGTCAAACATCAGGTGTTCCCCACTAAG GGCTTCCTGGAGTTCAGCTCATACAAGGAGGCAGTTAATATGGTAAACCACTTTGGTGAAAAACCGACTTATGTGAGGAATCACAAGTTGACCATGTACTTGTCCCCAACCGTGTGCAGTATTAAA ACTCTGAGACTGGATGAACCAGAGACCCGGCCCTCCAAACGTGTGAACAACGCTGTGGTCTGTTTCTCTCATCTGCCTCCAGGGAAAGAGCAGGAAGCTGAAATTCTTGAAATGGCCCAATTGTTTGGAAATGTTCGGCATTCCACATTTTCAAGTGATCAG GCTCTGATTGAGATGGTAGACTGGAAGGACGCAGACATCATGGTGAAATACTACCGCTCCAACCCCCTGAAGATCAATGGGAAAGGTGTCAAAGTCAGCTTGTCGTCAACAAGAAAGAGGATAAG AGAAAGTCCTGAATCCACCACATCCAGAAGAGCAGACTCCGGAAAAAGCCACTGCAGCAAGCATAAAAGCACAGAGACTGGAGAGACTTCCGCTAATCAAGAGAAAAACATGGTAGACACACAACCTGCCGAGGAAAGGGTGAAAGTTAAAGAACCAAGACATAGACACACCTTGGGGGATCACAGGAAAAACAACATGGAGTCAGAAAACATCAatcaagaggaagaagaggggatgatggtggaagATGAACAAAGTTTGTTAGACGACATTGATACAGAGTCTGGCCTGTATTTGGACTTTCATTCGTCAGCTGACAAAAGTTTAATAGGTTCAGACCAAAAGGCTGCCAAACAACCAAATCTTTGCGATTACGTGGATACAATGGAGCAGGAGATCTTTCATGGAGATGAT GATTGCAAGGTGGTTATTGTTAAGCCTATCAGAAGAGTCCACGGCTTGGAAGAGGCCCTCTTCAAACTGGCAGAGCCTTTTGGAAAGGTGGTCAACCACATCGTATCCAGTGATCAG GCGCAGCTAGAGCTGGAAAGTTCAGAGAAAGCTCATGAAATGGTGAAAGCCCTTAAGAACCACAGGAAATCGAAGCTTTTCGGGAAACATGTCAGTGTAGTCATGTGTGGAGAACTAAAGGATTTAAAG GATTTGAAGGTGGTTATTGTTCGGCCTATCAGAAAAGGCTTCGGCCTGAAAAATGCCCTCTTCAAACTGGCAGAGCCTTTTGGAAACGTGGTCAACCACATCATAACCTTCAACAAGCATGAG GCACTGTTACAGCTGGAAAGTTCAGTGCAAGCTCATGAAATGGTGAATGCCCTTAGAGACAACAGGAAATCGCAAGTTTTTCAGAGACATGTCAATGTGTTCATGTGCGGAGAACTAAAGGAATTAGAG ATGCCTACTGGGAGATCTATCTACATTGGCATGCTACCGGTGGAGAAATACTCTGACATCTCACTGTTGTGGCTGGCCCAGCCCTTTGGGAAAATCACAGGTTATTACCTGAACTGGCGGCGTTCGATG TCCTACATCCAGATGGAAACGGTGGAAGCAGCTCAGAAGATGCTGAAGAAGTACGAGTTGCGTCCTCCAAGGTTCTACGGCACCACATTGAAGATCAGCTTGTCTAAATGTTTGGATTCACTGATACCATG GAAAACTCCAGTCCAGTACGAGCTGTGGAACAACAGCTGTGAAGCTCATCAAGAGGATCAAGGAGGCGAGGGGACCAGTGTCCAATCCCCTACAAGTTCCACCACCCAGAGAAACTccatggaggag GATGGCTCGATgtctgagagggtgggggtctgTGGAGACCCTGAGTGCGACCAGGCTGATGCAGCCAGCGAGGACCTCGAGCAGGAGGAACCTCTAGGTCCTTATCAACCCAACAAGCCTGTGG ggttAGACTATTTGGAACAAAGAACTGGATTATTCTGCAAGTTGTGCAACCTTTTCTACACCAACCAGAAAACAGCCAAATCTGTCCACTGCAGCAGCAAGGAACATTATGAGAACCTGAAG AGAAAGGTAAAAGGAGTGAAGCAGCCTTCATCTTATTGA